The following are encoded together in the Silurus meridionalis isolate SWU-2019-XX chromosome 2, ASM1480568v1, whole genome shotgun sequence genome:
- the unc93b1 gene encoding protein unc-93 homolog B1, with translation MAAVMADDNVYREADLQEADHENEVQLPGPEGNIQGQVEEFLGPHPDYDEEEEERKYYRRKRLGVVKNVLGASFGGMVVYSVYLGLLQMQLILHYDETYREVKYGSLSLQDIDSRVLMGINVTPIVGLLYTPVLIRFLGTKWMMFLASGIYALFVSTNYWERYYTLVPSAVAIGVAIVPLWASLGNYITRMAQQYYEYVNYKEEHVQEQKRVPKGACHHYVIIFQSIFYIFFHLSFMFAEFPMVFFLNSFLNDYNHTLFNVKHCGADSSGVIDGFNKTVLLKLPRSTNLIIVESVLMAAAFIAMIIFLVVCGAAYRPTEEIDLRSIGWGNIFQLPFKHLRDYRLRLLCPFFVYSGFEVLFAIKGLILSYGVCAVGIEKLWLLVMIYGLSSSVCSSLSLILLQPRFPRAVMLLGGAAVHLILLVALMCWSSKPRTPEQLPQLLVLVALWGLGSALNKTGLSTLLGMLYEDKERLDFVYTIYHWWQAIAIFIVYLWSALPMRAKLAILLVTLLVAGFCYFQMERRLEKKIPFRLPRIPRPRHKVKGYRYLEEENSDESDLEKSDIEGEMDDEKEIEEEGDEDVGSLGSHSPGPERNRACGRRRRRDDAAYEQAGEREEYAQAM, from the exons ATGGCAGCAGTGATGGCAGATGACAACGTGTACAGAGAGGCAGACTTACAAGAAGCTGACCATGAGAATGAAGTACAGCTCCCAGGACCAGAGGGGAACATTCAGGGTCAG GTAGAAGAATTTCTAGGTCCTCATCCAGATtatgatgaggaagaggaagaaagaaagtatTACAGGAGGAAGAGGCTGGGTGTGGTGAAGAATGTGCTTGGGGCCAGTTTTGGAGGCATGGTCGTCTACAGCGTTTATTTGG GTCTGCTGCAGATGCAGCTGATTCTGCACTATGATGAAACCTACAGAGAAGTGAAATATGGCAGTCTGAGCCTGCAGGATATTGACAGCAGGGTGTTGATGGGCATCAACGTCACTCCCATCGTAGGCTTGCTCTACACACCTGTACTCATCCG attTCTGGGAACCAAATGGATGATGTTCCTTGCCTCAGGAATCTACGCACTCTTCGTCTCAACCAATTACTGGGAGCGGTACTACACCCTGGTACCATCAGCTGTTGCAATTGGTGTTGCCATAGTCCCTCTTTGGGCATCTTTGGGAAATTACATCACAAG GATGGCCCAGCAATACTATGAATATGTGAACTATAAAGAGGAGCATGTGCAGGAGCAGAAGCGAGTGCCAAAGGGAGCTTGCCATCATTATGTCATCATCTTTCAGTCAATTTTCTACATCTTCTTCCAT CTGAGTTTCATGTTTGCGGAATTCCCCATGGTCTTCTTCCTCAACAGTTTTCTCAATGACTACAATCACACACTCTTCAATGTCAAACACTGTG GAGCGGACAGCAGCGGGGTGATCGATGGTTTTAATAAGACGGTGCTGCTCAAATTGCCTCGCTCTACAAACCTTATTATAGTAGAGAGTGTTCTAATGGCAGCCGCCTTCATTGCAATGATCATA TTCCTGGTTGTGTGTGGCGCTGCGTATCGGCCCACAGAAGAGATTGACCTGCGCAGCATCGGCTGGGGCAACATCTTCCAGCTGCCCTTCAAACACCTGCGTGACTACCGCCTGCgcctgctctgccctttcttcgTCTACTCCGGCTTTGAGGTGCTCTTTGCCATCAAAGGACTCATACTG TCATATGGTGTGTGTGCAGTGGGGATTGAGAAACTGTGGCTGCTGGTGATGATCTACGGCCTGTCGTCCTCTGTGTGTTCATCTTTGTCACTAATACTCCTCCAGCCGCGTTTTCCTCGGGCCGTCATGCTGCTTGGGGGAGCAGCGGTTCATCTGATCCTTCTTGTGGCTCTCATGTGCTGGTCCTCGAAACCGAGAACCCCTGAACAGCTGCCCCAGCTTCTAGTGCTGGTTGCTCTCTGGGGCCTGGGTTCTGCTCTCAACAAGACGGGGTTAAGCA ctctgcttGGTATGCTGTATGAGGATAAGGAGCGCTTAGACTTTGTCTATACCATTTATCACTGGTGGCAGGCCATCGCCATTTTCATCGTGTACCTCTGGTCTGCTTTGCCTATGAGG GCCAAACTCGCCATCCTATTGGTTACTCTGCTGGTAGCAGGCTTCTGTTATTTCCAGATGGAGCGTCGCCTAGAAAAGAAAATTCCCTTCCGGTTGCCACGGATTCCCCGTCCACGGCATAAG GTCAAAGGCTATCGTTACCTCGAGGAGGAAAACTCTGATGAGTCCGATTTGGAAAAGAGTGACATAGAGGGGGAGATGGACGATGAGAAGGAGATTGAAGAGGAAGGGGATGAGGATGTTGGATCGCTGGGCTCTCATTCACCAGGGCCTGAGAGGAACAGGGCTTGTGGTCGCAGAAGGAGGCGTGATGATGCTGCCTATGAGCAGGCAGGCGAGAGGGAGGAGTA
- the timm10 gene encoding mitochondrial import inner membrane translocase subunit Tim10: protein MDPMKAQQLAAELEVEMMADMYNRMTNACHKKCVPPHYKEAELSKGEAVCLDRCVAKYLDLHERLGRKLTELSVQDEEMMRKAATGTG from the exons ATGGACCCGATGAAAGCTCAGCAACTGGCGGCCGAACTCGAGGTGGAAATGATGGCAGACATGTACAACCG AATGACTAACGCATGCCACAAGAAGTGTGTTCCTCCTCACTACAAGGAAGCAGAACTGTCCAAAGGCGAGGCAGTGTGTTTGGATCGCTGTGTGGCCAAGTACCTTGACTTGCACGAGAGACTAGGTCGTAAACTGACTGAGCTCTCCGTACAGGACGAGGAGATGATGAGGAAAGCAGCCACTGGCACAGGCTAA